A genomic region of Gossypium hirsutum isolate 1008001.06 chromosome D01, Gossypium_hirsutum_v2.1, whole genome shotgun sequence contains the following coding sequences:
- the LOC107933424 gene encoding uncharacterized protein isoform X2, translated as MPPTPPPPQVLKSKSFTSKFRFPSLQMPPAMPLLKLPCLCSSPPSLAPLPPLFLLIRRPRVVASMRAMLTATPVLPPATSSPSALTAALVPRDVQVDFDDKTRWEYLFKVYWVLLKEKLALTLDELTNSTNPWKELREASANIEPKHQNDVADLINSYKSLYPKWVFDLSWRSMGFLQSPRPINQNNKNYVSGIVKRRNLSEFDMSKLGIGVDDEKSERKNRKRH; from the exons ATGCCGccaacccccccccccccccaagtTCTGAAATCAAAATCCTTCACTTCAAAATTTCGCTTTCCCTCACTTCAAATGCCGCCGGCGATGCCTCTCCTCAAGCTCCCTTGCCTATGCTCAAGTCCACCATCACTGGCGCCGCTTCCACCTCTCTTTTTGCTCATAAGAAGACCAAGGGTCGTGGCTTCCATGAGGGCGATGCTGACCGCCACTCCCGTCTTGCCTCCCGCGACTTCGAGTCCCTCGGCACTGACGGCGGCCCTGGTCCCTAGAGAT GTTCAAGTGGATTTTGATGATAAAACTAGATGGGAGTATCTGTTTAAGGTGTACTGGGTTCTTTTAAAAGAGAAGCTAGCTTTAACTTTAGATGAGCTTACTAACTCTACAAATCCATGGAAGGAACTTAGAGAAGCTTCAGCTAATATTGAACCAAAGCATCAAAACGACGTTGCAGATTTAATAAATAGTTACAAAAGTTTATACCCAAAATGGGTTTTTGATCTCAG TTGGAGGTCCATGGGATTTCTGCAAAGTCCAAGACCAATAaaccaaaacaacaaaaattacgTATCTGGAATCGTGAAACGAAGGAATTTGAGTGAATTCGATATGTCAAAATTGGGTATTGGAGTTGATGATGAGAAGTCTGAAAGAAAAAATCGGAAAAGGCATTAG
- the LOC107943388 gene encoding protein translation factor SUI1 homolog, which translates to MVDLDVQIPTTFDPFAEAGEFGGTGTKEYVHIRIQQRNGKKSLTTVQGLRHDLSYEKILKSLKKDFCCNGNVVKDKELGKIIQLQGDQRKNVSQFLVNAGIVKKDQIKIHGF; encoded by the coding sequence ATGGTTGATTTGGACGTTCAGATCCCTACAACTTTCGATCCATTCGCCGAGGCTGGGGAATTTGGTGGCACTGGAACCAAGGAGTATGTTCATATACGGATTCAACAAAGGAACGGGAAGAAAAGCTTGACGACGGTTCAAGGCCTGAGGCATGACCTGAGCTACGAGAAAATCCTCAAGAGTCTCAAGAAGGACTTTTGTTGCAACGGCAACGTTGTTAAAGACAAAGAGCTCGGCAAGATCATTCAACTCCAAGGCGATCAACGCAAGAACGTGTCGCAGTTCCTCGTTAATGCCGGGATCGTCAAGAAagaccaaatcaaaattcatggtTTTTAA
- the LOC121213827 gene encoding NEP1-interacting protein-like 1 — translation MLMEWFSCITEVPFRCGDWVFAAMKHLPIGFFISVFKRTFFAASTCTFALGGSMVGTVVGAMKGQTTETGFLRGAGIGAVAGAITAVQLLESLVDGESLSKVALLVSLVNGKVFIEWVSPAVLKAYQWQVSSNSVEPTYREISDIYDVNGAKGLSRHCIQRLPLHQFRSSDDIIIKSMEEPCCSICLQGLKEGEMGRNLPRCGHSFHLNCIDEWLSRQGTCPMCREHVLNDASHQL, via the exons atgTTAATGGAGTGGTTTTCATGCATAACTGAGGTGCCATTTAGGTGTGGAGACTGGGTTTTTGCTGCAATGAAACATCTTCCAATTGGCTTCTTCATTAGTGTGTTCAAAAGAACTTTCTTTGCTGCTTCTACCTGCACTTTTGCATTAG GAGGATCTATGGTGGGAACAGTAGTTGGAGCAATGAAAGGACAAACAACAGAAACTGGGTTTTTGAGAGGAGCTGGAATTGGTGCAGTTGCAGGTGCAATCACAGCCGTTCAGTTACTGGAATCATTGGTGGATGGGGAGTCATTATCAAAG gtAGCTTTATTAGTTAGCTTAGTAAATGGGAAGGTGTTCATTGAATGGGTGAGTCCAGCAGTGTTGAAAGCTTACCAATGGCAAGTAAGTAGTAACTCAGTTGAACCAACATATAGAGAAATCTCAGACATTTATGATGTAAATGGAGCAAAAGGCTTGTCCAGACATTGCATTCAAAGGCTTCCACTACATCAGTTTCGTTCCAGTGATGACATCATCATCAAATCAATGGAGGAACCTTGTTGTTCAATTTGCTTACAG GGTTTAAAGGAAGGAGAAATGGGCAGAAATCTGCCAAGATGTGGCCATAGCTTCCACTTGAACTGCATAGATGAATGGCTAAGCCGACAAGGGACTTGTCCCATGTGTAGAGAACATGTTCTTAATGATGCTTCTCACCAATtgtaa
- the LOC107943387 gene encoding calcium-dependent protein kinase 33, with amino-acid sequence MGSCLTKSKDSKPKHNGYGSGPTTTAAVHQQRYQEPVRPAPVQSQFHHIPEKPGTQTSWKPVAPSPSPKPVAPRVDTILGKPFEDIRVHYTIGKELGKGQFGVTYLCIENSTGKQYACKTISKKKLVTRNDKEDMRREIQIMQHLSGQPNIVEFKGAYEDKLSVHLVMELCAGGELFDRIIAKGHYSERAAASICRAIVNVVHACHFMGVMHRDLKPENFLLSSKGENALLKATDFGLSVFFEDGKVYKDIVGSAYYVAPEVLLRKYGKEIDIWSAGVILYILLSGVPPFWAETEKGIFDAILEGEIDFESQPWPSISESAKDLVRRMLTQDPKKRITSTQVLEHPWIREGGSASDKPIDSAVLSRMKQFRRMNKLKQLALKVIAENLSSEEIQGLKQMFANIDTDNSGTITYEELKTGLARLGSKLTEAEVQQLMEAADVDGNGSIDYIEFITATMHRHRLERDEHLYKAFQHFDKDNSGYITRDELEAAMKEYGMGDDDTIKEIISEVDTDNDGKINYEEFRDMMRSGTQHTQLF; translated from the exons ATGGGTTCTTGCCTGACGAAAAGCAAAGACTCGAAGCCAAAGCATAATGGGTATGGATCAGGACCAACAACTACGGCTGCTGTGCACCAACAAAGGTACCAGGAGCCTGTTAGGCCTGCACCAGTTCAATCCCAATTCCATCACATCCCTGAAAAACCAGGTACTCAAACATCTTGGAAGCCAGTGGCTCCATCACCAAGCCCCAAGCCTGTTGCCCCAAGGGTTGACACCATTCTTGGTAAACCATTTGAAGATATAAGGGTGCACTACACAATTGGTAAAGAATTAGGGAAAGGTCAGTTTGGTGTGACTTATCTTTGTATTGAAAATTCAACTGGAAAGCAATATGCTTGCAAGACCATATCCAAAAAGAAATTAGTCACGAGGAATGATAAGGAGGATATGAGAAGGGAGATACAAATTATGCAGCATTTGAGTGGACAGCCTAATATTGTGGAGTTTAAAGGTGCATATGAGGATAAGCTATCTGTTCACCTTGTAATGGAATTATGTGCTGGTGGTGAATTGTTTGATAGGATTATTGCCAAGGGACATTATAGTGAAAGGGCAGCTGCTTCCATTTGTAGGGCAATTGTGAATGTTGTCCATGCTTGCCATTTTATGGGAGTGATGCATAGGGACCTTAAGCCTGAGAATTTCTTGTTGTCTAGCAAGGGTGAGAATGCTCTTTTGAAGGCCACCGATTTCGGCTTGTCAGTGTTCTTTGAAGATG GAAAGGTGTACAAGGATATAGTCGGGAGCGCGTACTATGTTGCTCCTGAAGTATTACTGCGTAAATATGGGAAAGAAATCGATATTTGGAGTGCAGGGGTTATATTATATATCTTACTCAGTGGTGTGCCTCCATTTTGGGCAG AAACGGAGAAGGGGATATTCGATGCTATTTTAGAAGGAGAAATTGACTTCGAAAGTCAACCATGGCCTTCTATTTCAGAGAGTGCCAAGGACCTAGTGCGCCGGATGTTAACACAGGATCCGAAAAAGCGGATTACTTCTACTCAAGTCCTAG AGCATCCATGGATAAGAGAGGGTGGAAGTGCATCAGACAAGCCTATAGATAGTGCAGTCCTTTCTAGAATGAAGCAATTCAGAAGAATGAACAAACTAAAGCAACTTGCCTTAAAG GTCATTGCGGAAAATCTTTCTAGCGAAGAAATCCAGGGTCTGAAGCAAATGTTTGCAAACATCGACACTGACAACAGTGGCACGATCACCTATGAAGAACTTAAGACTGGATTAGCTCGACTTGGATCAAAGCTCACAGAGGCAGAGGTGCAGCAACTAATGGAAGCT GCTGACGTGGATGGAAATGGTAGTATTGATTACATTGAATTCATCACTGCTACAATGCATAGACATAGGCTTGAAAGAGATGAACATCTTTACAAAGCTTTTCAACATTTTGATAAGGACAACAGTGG GTATATCACAAGAGATGAGCTAGAAGCAGCCATGAAAGAATACGGAATGGGTGATGATGACACAATCAAGGAAATAATATCCGAAGTTGACACCGACAAC GACGGCAAGATCAACTACGAGGAGTTCCGGGACATGATGAGAAGCGGAACCCAACACACACAACTCTTTTAG